The window AAGGCGCGCAACAGCGAAGACATCGCCGACGCGCTCAACTACCGCACCATCACCAAAGCGATCATCCGCCATGTGGAAGATAACCGTTTCGCGTTGCTGGAAAAATTAACGCAGGATGTGCTCGACATCGTAAAAGAACACGCCTGGGTAACCTATGCTGAAGTGGAGATAGATAAACTTCTGGCTCTGCGCTACGCCGATTCGGTCTCCATGACCATGAGCTACCGCCGGGGCTAACTCAGGGAGGTCGACCATGCGGATCCTGATCACCGGCGCAACGGGATTGATAGGCAGCAGCCTGACGGCAAGACTGCTGGCGCTTTCTCACCACATTACGGTACTGACCCGCGACGAGCGGCGCGCCCGAGCCAGGCTGGGCGATCGGCCGAGCTATTGGCAAACGCTGGACGACCGGCAGTCGCTGGATGACTTCGACGCAGTGATCAACCTCGCCGGCGAACCTATCGCCGTCAAGCGCTGGAGCGCGCAGCAGAAAGAGCGCCTGTGCCGCAGCCGCTGGGATCTGACCGAACGGTTGGCGCAGCTGATCAAGGCCGGCAGCACGCCGCCCGGCGTGCTGATTTCCGGTTCCGCCGTCGGCTACTACGGCGATCAGGGGCAGGCGGTGGTCACCGAAGAGGAGCCGCCGCACGACGAATTCACCCACCAGCTGTGCCAACGCTGGGAAACGCTGGCGCTGCAGGCGCAGAGCGACGCCACCCGCGTCTGCCTGCTGCGCACCGGCGTGGTGCTGGCGCCACAAGGCGGCGCGCTGGCCAAAATGCTGCCGCCGTTCCGCTTCGGGCTGGGCGGCCCGATCGGCGACGGCCGCCAATATCTGCCGTGGATCCATCTCGACGACATGGTCAACGGCATTATTTATCTGCTGGATCACGCCACGCTGACTGGCCCGTTCAACATGGTCGCCCCCTACCCGGTGCATAACGAACAGTTCGCCGCCCAACTGGCCAACGTGCTCGATCGCCCGGCGTTTCTGCGGGTGCCGGCGTTCGTCATGCGCTTGTTGATGGGGGAAGCGGCGGTGCTGGTGCTCGGCGGCCAGCGGGCGGTGCCGAAACGGCTGGAAGAAGCCGGCTTCCACTTCCGCTATCTGGAGTTGGAACAGGCGTTGGATGACGTGATCAATCAGCGGGCCGAAGCCCGCTGATCTGACGTTACTTCAACGCGCCGGACAGGAACTGCTGCAGGCGCGGGCTTTTGGGGTTGCCGAACAACTCGGCCGGCGGCCCCTGTTCTTCAATCAACCCTTTGTGCAGGAAGATCACGTGGTTGGAAACGTGGCGCGCAAACTCCATTTCGTGCGTCACCACCACCATGGTCTTCCCCTCCTCCGCCAGCTTCTGCATGATGCGCAGCACCTCGCCCACCAGTTCGGGATCCAGCGCCGACGTCGGTTCGTCAAACAGCAGCACCTCCGGCTCCATCGCCAATGCGCGGGCGATAGAGACGCGCTGCTGCTGGCCGCCCGACAGGTGCACCGGGTATTTGCCGCGCGCCCGCTCGTCGATGCCCACTTTGTCCAGGTAGCGCACCGCGCGCTCGTGCGCGTCGGCCTTGCTCAGCCCCAGCACCTGCACCGGCGCTTCCATCACGTTCTCCAGCACCGTCATGTGGCTCCACAGGTTAAAGTGCTGAAATACCATGGTCAGGCGGGTGCGCAACAGCTGCAGCTGCTTCTTGTCGAATACCTTCAGTTGGCCGTCCTTGTCGCGCACCATGCGAATATCTTCGTTGTTCAGACTGATCGAACCTTCGCTCGGCTTCTCAAGGAAGTTGATGCAGCGCAGAAAGGTGCTTTTGCCGGAGCCGGAGGATCCGATGATGCTGATCACATCCCCGGCGTTGGCCGCCAGCGAGACGCCCTTCAGCACTTCGTGGTCGCCATAGCGTTTGTGCAGTTCCGTGACGGCTAATTTATTCTCAGACATGGTTTTCTTCCCGTCATTTATCAGTGACTAACGTGTGCCATCCAACGTTTCTCAGCTTTGCGGAACAGGCTGATTAACACGTAGGAGATGATCAGATACAGCACCGCCGCGATGCCGAAGGCGTAAAACGGCTGATAGGTCGCGGCGTTGATGTCGCGCGCGATCTTCAACAGGTCCGGCACGGTGGCGGTAAACGCCAGCGCGGTGGAGTGCAGCATCAGGATCACTTCGTTGCTGTAAGCCGGCAGCGCGGTGCGCAGCGCCGAAGGCAAAATGATGCAGCGATACATCTTGAAACGCGAGAAACCGTAGGCGTTGGCGGCCTCGATTTCACCGTGCGGCACCGAGCGGATCGCCCCGGCGAAGATCTCGGTGGTATAAGCGCAGGTGTTGAGCGTCAGCGCCAGGATGGTGCAGTTGAGCCCGCTGCGGAAAAACGCATTGAGAAACTCACTGCCGCGCACGATCTCGAGGCTATACATGCCGGAGTAGAACACCAGCAGTTGCACGTACAGCGGCGTACCGCGAAACACATAGGTGTAGAGCCACACCGGGAAACGCACCCAGCGAAGGGAAGAAACGCGCGCCACCGCCATCGGGATCGCCAGCAGCCCGCCCATCACCACCGAGGCAATCAGCAGCCACAGCGTGATCGCCACGCCGGTGAAGCGGTAGCCGTCACTCCACAGCAGCGACTGCCAATACTGTTGCAGGATCTCGATCATAGTTCGGCCCTCTTGACGCCCAGTGAGTAACGCCGTTCAAGCCACAGCAGCACGCCGTTGGAAACGGTAGTGAAGATCAGATACACCACGCCGGCCACGATGGCGAAGAAGAACGGCTGATAGGTGCCTTTTCCCGCCAGCTGCGTGGCTTTGACCACATCGTTCAGGCCGAGAATCGACACCAGCGCCGTCGCCTTCAGGATCACCTGCCAGTTGTTGCCGATGCCCGGCAGGGCGAAACGCATCATCGCCGGGAACAGAATGCGCCGGAAGATCTGCGCGCCGCTGAAGCCATAGGCCGTCGCCGCTTCGATCTGCCCTTTCGGCACCGCCAGATAAGCGCCGCGGAAGGTCTCGGTAAAATAAGCGCCGTAGATAAAGCCGAGGGTAATGATGCCGGCGCCGAGCGGATCGATATCGATCTGCGCGAAGCCCAGCAGCGTAGTGATATTGTTCAGCGCGATTTGCAGACCGTAAAAAATCAGCAGCATCAGCACCAGATCGGGCACGCCGCGGATCAGCGTGGTATAGGCGCCGAACAGGCCGGAGATAAAGGGGTTATGAGACAGTTTGCCACCGGCGCCGATCAGGCCGATCACCACCGCCAGCAACACGGAACTGAGGGCCAGCTCCAACGTCACCAGAGCCCCCTCGAAAATCAGTTGGGAATAGCCTTGCAGCATCTACTTCACCCTGTGGTCTAGGATCCGAACCATCGGGGCCGGCACGCCGGCCCCGCAGTCACAGCATGGAACGGTAAGCGGATTACCCGCCGTAGACGTCAAAGTCGAAGTACTTTTTCGCGTATTTGTCGTAGGTGCCGTCTTTGCGCATCTCGGCGAAGGCTTTGTCCAGCGCCGCTTTCAGCTCGGTATCGGTCTTGCGCAGCCCCATGCCGGTGCCGACGCCGAAGAACTTGTCATCCTTCACCGATTCGCCGGCGAACGCATAGTCTTTGCCCGGCGGCTGTTTCAGGAAGCCGTCGCTGCCCGCCACTTCATCCTGGAAGGCGGCGTCGATACGGCCGGAAGCCAAATCGGCGTAAACCAGATCCTGGTTCTGGTAAGGCACGACGGTGATGCCCTTCGGCTGCCACATGGCGTTGGCGTAGGCTTCCTGGGTGGTGCCCTGCAACACGCCCACACTCTTGCCTTTCAGGGCGTCCACGGTAGGCAACAGCTTGGACCCTTTCGGCGCGATCAGACGCGCGTTGGCGGCATACAGCTTGTCGGTAAAGGCGATTTCCTGCTGGCGTTTTTCGGTGATGGACAGCGAAGAGATGATGGCGTCGATTTTCTTCGCCTTGAGGGATGGGATCAGCGCGTCGAAGTCGCTCTCCACGAAGGTGCATTGGGTATTGATGCGTTTGCACAGCTCTTTGGCCAAATCGATGTCAAAGCCAACCAATTCGCCTTTGGCGTTTTTGGATTCAAACGGTGCGTAAGTCGGATCGGTGCCAATCTTCAGCGTGGAAGGAATGGCGGCAAAGGCGCTGCTGGCGGCGCTCAAAGCCAGAACTAACGGCAAAATCAAAACCCGCTTTTTCATAAATTACCCTCAAATTGATTTTTTGATGCCACTACGGGCATTACTTTTCCCCACCAAATCAATTTGCAGTAATCGTGCCACATTAGGTGCTACGGGCGGAGGGAACGGCTCCGGCCTTCACAATACTGTTTCCTGGGACGATAACCGCAAAATTAAATCGGCCGCTCGGGGCCGCGCCACTGGCAGCCGCGATAAGGCGGCGCCATGAAACAGTGAACGTGATGAAGTGGGATCATTATGGTGCATGCGCCGCCCTAATTCAGTGCGGTGTTGCACAAATGTGCCAATTTGGGGATGAAAATGTTAATCAGCACCCTGCCAGCGGGTGAACAGATCGGCCGGCAGTTCGATATCAAACTGATCGATCACCCGATTGACGGTCTGATCGATGATGTCTTCCACGCTTTTCGGCTGGTGGTAAAACGCCGGCACCGGCGGCATGATCGCCGCGCCCATCTCCGCCGCCTGCGTCATCAACCGCAGGTGTCCCAGATGCAGCGGCGTTTCCCGCACGCACAGCACCAAACGGCGGCGCTCTTTGAGCACCACGTCGGCGGCGCGGGTCAGCAGCCCGTCGCTGTAGCTGTTGACGATGCCGGACAGGGTTTTGATCGAGCATGGCAGGATCGCCATGCCCAGGGTTTTGAAGGAGCCGGAAGAGATGGCGGCGGCGATATCGCGCGCATCGTGCACCACGTCGGCCAACGCCTGCACTTCACGCAGGCTGTACGGCGTTTCCAGCGCCAGCGTCTGCCGTGCAGCGTTGCTCATCACCAGATGGGTTTCCACCTCTGCGACGTCGCGCAAAACCTGTAACAGGCGCACGCCGTAGATCGCGCCGCTGGCGCCGGAAATGCCGATGATGAGTCGTTTCATGGAAAATGGCCTCTGCCGTAAAAAGTAAGATCAGGCAGACTTTGCCGCAATGGCGAGGGATAAGCAAGTTCACAGGAGCAAGGCGCACCGCCGCAGACGCGGCGATGCCCCCCGAGTAATCAACGCGGCCGGTTAGCCTTCGTTGTGCAGTTCCAGATTTTCCGCTTCGGTTTGCCCTCGCAGCGCCTTGGCGTCGTCGCTGCGCAGCGACTCCAGATATTCCAGATAGCTTTGATCGACGTCTTTGGTCACGTAGATGCCGTTGAACACCGAGCATTCGAACTGGGTGATGTCCGGGTTCTCTTCGCGCACCGCTTCGATCAGATCGTCCAGGTCCTGGAAGATCAGCCCGTCGGCGCCGATAATCTGGCGGATTTCATCCACTTCACGCCCGTGGGCGATCAGTTCGTTGGCGCTCGGCATGTCGATGCCGTAGACATTCGGGAAACGCACTTCCGGCGCGGCGGAAGCCAGGTACACACGCTTGGCGCCCGCTTCGCGCGCCATCTCGACGATCTGTTCCGACGTGGTGCCGCGCACGATGGAGTCATCCACCAGCAGCACGTTCTTGTCGCGGAACTCGGCGCGGTTGGCGTTCAGCTTGCGGCGCACCGACTGACGACGCGCCTGCTGGCCCGGCATGATAAAGGTGCGGCCGACGTAGCGGTTCTTCACAAAGCCCTGGCGGTAGGGTTTTTCGAGAATGCGCGCGATCTCCAGCGCGATGTCGCAGGAGGTTTCCGGGATCGGGATCACCACGTCGATGTCCAGATCTTCCCATTCGCGGGCAATCTTCTCACCCAGCTTCTGGCCCATGCGCACGCGGGCGCTGTAGACCGAGATCTTGTCCATAAAGGAGTCCGGGCGCGCGAAATAGACGTATTCGAACAGGCACGGGTTGGTTTTTGGGTTCTCTGCGCACTGGCGGGTGAACAGCTGGCCCTTGGTGGTGATGTACACCGCTTCGCCCGGCGCCACGTCGCGCAGGAACTCAAAGCCCAGGGTATCCAGCGCCACGCTCTCGGAAGCCACCATGTACTCGCTGCGGCCATCCTCCAGCGTGCGCTTGCCGATCACCAGCGGACGAATACCGTTCGGATCGCGGAACGCCAGCAGGCCATGGCCGATGATCATCGCCACGCAGGCGTAAGCGCCGCGCAGTTGCTGATGCATGGCGGCGACCGCGGTAAAAATGTTGTCGGCCTCCAGCGGATAATGCGGGAAGCGATCCAGTTCGCTGGCCAGCACGTTCAGCAGGATTTCCGAGTCGGAGGTGGTGTTGACATGGCGGCGGCCGCTTTCGAACAGCTTTTGGCGCAGCTCATGGGCGTTGGTCAGATTGCCGTTGTGGGCCAGCGTAATGCCGAACGGCGAGTTGACGTAGAAAGGCTGGGCCTCAGAGGCGCTCGAGCTGCCGGCCGTCGGGTAACGCACATGGCCAATGCCCATGTTGCCCTGCAAGCGTTGCATATGGCGCGCCTCAAACACATCTTTCACCAGGCCGTTAGCTTTACGCAAACGGAACCCGTTGTGGGCGTCAATGGTGACGATGCCTGCGGCATCCTGGCCACGGTGCTGAAGCACCGTCAGCGCATCATAAATCGACTGGTTTACCGGCATGAAACCGGCGATACCGACAATACCGCACATGTTGTCTTTTCCTCATCAGCGCTACCGCCCCGGCAATTGGGTCGGCAAGAAACTCGACGTGCTCTGCAGGTAGTCAAAGAACCACCTGATGACGTAACTGAACTGGGGAATGAGCTGTGACTGTTTCCAGTCGGCACTCTGTGAAAAGCCGGTAAAGGTATCCAGGAAGAACAGGATCGCCGCGACGATCAATACTCCGCGCAGCGCGCCGAAGCAGATGCCCAACACCCGGTCGGTGCCCGACAACCCGGTTTTCTCTACCAGTGAGCTAATCACATAGTTAACAATAGCCCCTACGATCAAGGTCGCGATGAACAAAATCGCGATCGCGATGCCGTTTCGCACCAGTTCATCTTCAAAACGAGTGAAATAGACCGCAAGGTAAGAGTAGAAATGGCTGGCAACAAAAAACGCACATCCCCATGTCACAAGTGACAATGCTTCGCGAACAAACCCTCGGATCAGGCTCACCAGAGCCGAAAATCCAATCACCGCTATAATGACGTAATCAATCCAGACCATGAACTATTCCAATGATGAATCGCCCCTGCATCCAATTCGCGGCGAATTCTAACAGAAAAAGAAAACGTTTGCGTAGGGGATTTCCTACCACGTTACAAATAAAAAGCGGCGATCAAAAAATTCCCAATCGCCGCGCCTACATAGGTGATTTCGCCTGTAAAAGGCGCGGTTTTTCTCGCTTTATCTCCACCACTCCTTAATTCAGGGGCGCATCGTGCTGCGCCCCTGCGGGGTTTAACGGCCGTACGGCTTCACCTGCCCGCTCAGCCCGCTGATCGAGTTCAGCGACGGCAGCGCCGCCTGCAGCTTCTGCTTGGAAGCGTCCGGGCCGACATAGATGCGGGTGATCTGCCCCTGCACCGGCGTTGACGGCACGGTAAAGGCGCGATAGCCCGAGAGGCGCAGCGAGGCGACAATCTCGTTCGCCTTGGCGGCATTTTTCAACGCCCCGAGCTGCACGACGTAGGCTTGCCCGGCCGGCGCTTTTTCTTCCGCCGGTTTCGGCTGCGGCGTCGGTTCAGGTTTCGGCGTCGGCTCCGGCTTCGGTACCGGCTTCACTTCCACCGGTTTCGGTTGCGGAGCCGGTTTCGGTTTCACTTCCACCGGTTTGGTTTCTACCGGTTTCGGCTTGGGCTGCGGCACCGGCTGAGGACGCGTCTCGACCGGTGGCGGCGCCACCTGCGCTGGCTGCTGAGCACCTTGTCGCACCGCCTGTTGCGCCGCCGCTTCGTTGGCCGCCTGCTGTTCGACCAGCGCGCCCGCCCCTTCCGGCGGCTGCGCCGGCAACGGTTGCGTCACCGGTGGCAGCACGTCGTTCTCTTCGACGTCGCCCGCCTTCGGCACCAACGGAATGGCCGCGAATTCATCCTCGTAATGCTTCTTTTTGCCGTCCAGCAACCCTGGCAGGATGATCACCCCCAGCGCCACCAGAATCACGGTTCCGACCAGTCGGTTCTGAAATTTACTCGCCACTCACACTCCCCGCATCTCGTCTAACGCCGCCATCACCTGCGCCACGGTGTGGAACGATCCACAGACGATCACAATATCCTGTTTATCAGCATCCTGCATAGCCTGCCGCCAGGCAGTTTCGACATCATTAAAGCGGCGCGGTTCCGTCAGATGTTGCGCCAGTTGTTCGACGCTGGCGCCGCGCGGCCCGTCGAGCGGCGCGCAGTACCATTCATCCACCTGCTCGCTGAGGCAGGCCAGCGTGCCGGCGATATCCTTGTCCGACAGCATGCCCACCACCGCGCGCACCTTGCCGCCGTTGCGCGGCAGTTTGGCCAGACGCCCGGCCAGATAGCCGGCGGCGTGCGGGTTGTGCGCCACATCGAGGATCAGCGTCGGCTCCCGCCGCACGATCTGGAAACGCCCCGGCAGTGTCGCCTGCTGCAGCCCGGTGAAAATCGCGCGTTCGTCGATTTCCAGCGGGCTGCAGTTGAGCGCCGCCAGCGCGGTAGCGGCGTTGGCCAGCGGTACGTTCGGCGTCGGCAGATCGGTCAGCAGCGTGTCGCCGCCCTGCCACTGCCAGCGATCGCCCTGCTCGCTGAAGCGCCAGGCTTCACCACGGCGAGACAGCGGCGCGCCCAGCGTTTCGGCAACCTGACGAATGCTGTCCGGCATATCGGGTTCACCGACCACCGCCGGTTTGCCGCTGCGGAAAATGCCGGCCTTTTCACGGCCGATGCTTTCGCGATCGTTGCCCAGCCAGTCGGTGTGATCGAGCGCAATGCTGGTGATCACCGCCACGCTCGGATCGACGATGTTAGTGGCGTCGAGACGCCCGCCCAGCCCCACTTCCAGGATCACCACGTCGAGTCGCGCCTGTTTGAACAGCTGCAGCGCCGACAGGGTGCCGAATTCGAAATAGGTCAGCGACGTTTCGCCGCGGCCGGCTTCAATGGCGGCGAACGAGCGGCTGTGCTCCGCTTCGCTCAGCTCTTCGCCCTGAATGCGCACGCGTTCGGTATAGCGCACCAGATGCGGTGAACTGTAGACGCCGACGCGCAGGCCGGCGGCCAGCAGAATAGCTTCAAGGGTGCGACAGGTGGTGCCTTTGCCGTTGGTGCCGGCAACGGTGAACACCGTGGGTGCGGGGGTCAGTAAATCCAGATGCGCCGCGACGCGCTGTACGCGCTCAAGGCCGAGTTCGATCGCCTGGCTGTGCAGACGTTCCAGATAGTAAAGCCACGAGCTCAATGGCGACGTGGCTTGGGGAATTTGGTGGTTTTGCATGAGTCCCATCACTGAACTTGGGTTCATTAATCCATCAGGGCACCACCCTCACCGCGGTAAAGGCGATGCGCTTCGTGACTGCCGCCAGCCTGCAAACCGCAGCGGAAAGGCTACGGCCGGCAGGGAGCGGGCATCAGCCGTCACTTAGCCACAAAGTGGCGGCTGAACCCGGGCGGGATCTGTCTTTGCCTCAGGCGTCGGCCTGCGGCTCCGGCTCAATGACCGGCGCGGCCTCATCGAAATGCGGCTGCGGCTGGTTGGTCAGCTTGGACAGAATGCTCGCCAACGTTTGGCGCATTTCCGGACGGCGAACGATCATGTCGATCGCGCCTTTTTCGATCAGGAACTCGCTGCGCTGGAAGCCCGGCGGCAGTTTCTCGCGCACGGTTTGCTCGATAACGCGCGGGCCGGCAAAACCGATCAGCGCTTTCGGCTCGGCGATATTGATGTCGCCCAGCATCGCCAGGCTGGCGGAGACACCGCCCATGGTCGGGTCGGTCAGCACGGAGATATACGGCAAGCCGCGCTCCTGCATTTTGGCCAACGCCGCGCTGGTTTTCGCCATCTGCATCAGTGACATCAGCGCTTCCTGCATGCGCGCGCCGCCGCTGGCGGAGAAGCACACCAGCGGACAGTTGTCCTCCAGCGCCTGCTCAACCGCACGCACGAAACGCGCGCCGACCACGGAAGACATCGAGCCGCCGATGAAGGCGAATTCGAAGGACGCGGCGACGATCGGCATGCCGTACAGCGTGCCCTTCATCACCACCAGCGCGTCTTTCTCGCCGGTCGCTTTCTGTGCGGCGACCAGACGATCTTTATAGCGCTTGGAATCCTTGAATTTCAGAACGTCCTTCGGCTCCAGATCGCTGCCCAGCTCCACTTCGCTGCCTTCGTCCAGCAGGGTATGCAGACGCGCGCGCGCGCTCATACGCATGTGGTGGTCGCACTTCGGGCACACTTCCAGATTCCGCTCCAGCTCGGCGCGGTAGAGAACCTGGCCGCAGCTGTCGCATTTAGTCCAGACCCCTTCAGGAATGCTCGCCTTACGGGTTTGTGTGATATTGCTCTTGTTAAGAATTCGTTCAATCCAGCTCATCGATGACCTTTCTGTTTGAACCTGGCACACGCCAGTCCGCTGTTCATGCTTTAACAATCCCCCCGAAAACACCCCAATGAAAAAATGCCCGTTCGCGGCGCGGCAAGCGCGGCGACTGAGGCATCGGCTTCAGGGTTGTTCGCAGGAACAGACCATAATGTCGCTCATTAAACCATATCGGCCCGACGCTGTGGACAAAAAACTGGTCGAACCGACAGGTTAAGCGATGTTTTTACTGTTTTTGCTGGCGGGCGGCCGCGCGCTTGTGGCGCCAAATTTCAATCACGCCCGGCAGAATCGAAACGATGATGATCCCGACGATCAACAGCTTCAAGTTCTCCTGCACCACCGGCAGATCGCCGAACAGATAGCCAGCATAAGTGAAGAGCAGCACCCAAACCAGTGCGCCAATCACGTTGTAGGCGGCGAAGTGGCGATAGGACATATGCCCCATGCCGGCGACGAACGGCGCAAAAGTACGCACGATCGGCACGAATCGCGCCAGAATAATCGTTTTCCCACCGTGCTTCTCATAGAACTGATGCGTCTTGTCCAGGTAGCTGCGGCGGAAGATTTTCGAATTCGGGTTGCTGAACAGCTTCTCGCCGAACAACCGCCCGATAGTGTAGTTCACCGCATCGCCGATGATCGCCGCCACGGCCATCAACGCCACCATGGTGTGCACGTTCAGATCGTTGGTCGGCAACGCCGCCAGCGCGCCGGCGACGAACAGCAAAGAATCCCCCGGCAGGAACGGCGTCACCACCAGACCGGTTTCGCAAAACAGGATCAGGAACAGAATAGCGTAGACCCACATGCCGTATTGTGCGACCAGTTCGGCCAAGTGCACATCAATATGCAGAATAAAATCAATAATAAACTTGATGATGTCCATAAATTCTCTCATTGATGCCGGGCGTTTCAATCACCCGGCAGAAGCACAAGGGAGCGACGCTTTCAGGCGTGCCGGCGTTTAATCGTCGGGCAAAAACAGCGGCCCCATCGGCGGCCGCGGTAGACCAAAGTGGTCAGGGTAATCCACGGCAACCAGATACAGCCCCTCGGCTCGCGCCGTCGCCGCCGCCAGATTGCGATCCTTCAGCGCCAGCAACTCGGCCATCCAGTTCTCACCCTGATTGCCGCAGCCGATCTCCATCAGGCTGCCGACGATGTTGCGAACCATATGATGCACAAAGGCATTCGCCTTGATATCTACCACAATATATTCGCCGTAGCGCGTAACCTTAACGTGTTTTACGCAACGCCACGGGGTGCGCGACTGACATTGCACCGCGCGGAACGACGTGAAGTCGTTCTCGCCCAGCAGCGCCTGCGCCGCCCGGTGCATGCGATCGGCGTCCAGCGGGTGATAAAAATGCGTCACCCCCTGCTGCAGCACCGCCGGCCGGTAGCGATGGTTGAAAATGATATAGCGGTAGCGGCGCGCGGTGGCGCTGAAACGCGCGTGAAAATCGTCGGCGACGGGGCTCACCCAACGCACCGCGATGTCCGGCGGCAAATGGGTATTCACCCCCATCGTCCAGGCGGCGTCCTTGCGGCGCGCAGTGGTTTCGAAATGCACCACCTGCCCGGTGGCGTGCACCCCGGCGTCGGTGCGCCCGGCGCACAGCACGGTAATCGGCGCATCCGCCACCTTGCTCAACGCCTGCTCCAGGCGTTCCTGCACGCTGGCCACTTCTTGCTGCCGCTGCCAGCCGTAGTACCGGCTGCCGTCATATTCGATGCCCAGCGCTACCTTCAGCGTCGGCTGAGCGGGCGAGACCACCTCAGACATCAGTACATCTGCTCCTGCACCAGACGCTCGGCGGTTTCGATAGCCATCAACGCGCCGCCGAAGCGCACATTGTCCGCTACCGTCCAGAACTGCAGCAGCTCGGGGATGCCGTAATCGTTACGCAGGCAACCGATGCTGAGCGCATCGCTGCCGGAAGCGTCGGTGACCTGGGTCGGGTAATCGTCCTCTTCGCTCAGCTGAATGTCTTCGACCTCTTCGAGCTCGCTGCGCGCCTCTTCGGCGGACAGCGGGCGCAGCGCTTCCAGGTGCACCACCTGCGCGTGGCCGTAAAACACCGGCGACTGAACGCAGCTCACCGAAATCGGCAGCCCTTCATCCTGCAGCACCTTGCGCACCTGATCGACGATCAGGCGCTCTTCGCGCACGCTGCCCTGCTCGTCGGCGACAAGCGGCAGCAGGTTGAACGCCAGCTGTTTACCGAAGACGCCTTCCTCGGCCGGAATGCCGTTCAGCAGGCGCGCGCTCTGGCCGGCCAAGTCGTCCACCGCCACCTTGCCGCGCGACGATACCGACATCAGCGTGGTGACGTGCAGACGCGACAGCCCCGCCTGTTCGGTCAGCGGTTTGATCGCCGTCAGCAGTTGGCTGACCATGCTGTCGGCCACCGCCACGATATTGCGGTTACGGTAATCCGCCAGCACCTGCGGGTTCACGCCCGGCACCACCAGCGGCACATCCGGCTCCATGGCGAACAGGCCGCTGGTGTCGATCACCAGGCAGCCCATGTTGCCGGCTTCTTCGGCATAGCGCGCGGAAGCGTCGCTGCCGGCGACGAAGAAGGCCAGCTGCGCCTGCGACCAGTCGAACTCTTCGGCGTTTTGCACCAGAAGAGACTTGCCGTTGAAGCGCACATTGGCGCCCGCGCTGCGTTCGCTTGCCAGAGGATAGAGTTCACCCACCGGGAACTGGCGTTCCTGCAACAATTCCAGCAACGCTTCACCTACCGCGCCAGTGGCGCCGAGCAGCGCGATATTCCAGCCGTCAGACATCGGGTTTTCTCCAGAGTATTTCATTCATAAAAGCACACGGGCAGTGCAATCACCGCCCGATAATCTTTACCGCTCACTGTAGCGGCGTTGGCTTAAGACAACCTTACGCTACGCCACGCTGAAGCCCAGCTTGCCGAGCAGCTCGGCGCTGGCGCTGTCATCGCATTGCACGGCCAGCGAAGACCACTCGCGGCGCTCCTGGTAGTGCTTGCGCAGGCGATCGAATTCGCCCGGTTGCCCGGCGACTTTGCGCAGTGGCGCATCATCGCGGCGCACATCATACACCAAGTGCATCAATCGTTTTAACCGCGCTTCATCCAGCGGCCCGTTGAGGCGGATCAGGCTGAACTCCGGCACCGGCAGCAGCGAGGCCAGCG of the Serratia marcescens subsp. marcescens ATCC 13880 genome contains:
- the purF gene encoding amidophosphoribosyltransferase, which translates into the protein MCGIVGIAGFMPVNQSIYDALTVLQHRGQDAAGIVTIDAHNGFRLRKANGLVKDVFEARHMQRLQGNMGIGHVRYPTAGSSSASEAQPFYVNSPFGITLAHNGNLTNAHELRQKLFESGRRHVNTTSDSEILLNVLASELDRFPHYPLEADNIFTAVAAMHQQLRGAYACVAMIIGHGLLAFRDPNGIRPLVIGKRTLEDGRSEYMVASESVALDTLGFEFLRDVAPGEAVYITTKGQLFTRQCAENPKTNPCLFEYVYFARPDSFMDKISVYSARVRMGQKLGEKIAREWEDLDIDVVIPIPETSCDIALEIARILEKPYRQGFVKNRYVGRTFIMPGQQARRQSVRRKLNANRAEFRDKNVLLVDDSIVRGTTSEQIVEMAREAGAKRVYLASAAPEVRFPNVYGIDMPSANELIAHGREVDEIRQIIGADGLIFQDLDDLIEAVREENPDITQFECSVFNGIYVTKDVDQSYLEYLESLRSDDAKALRGQTEAENLELHNEG
- the cvpA gene encoding colicin V production protein — protein: MVWIDYVIIAVIGFSALVSLIRGFVREALSLVTWGCAFFVASHFYSYLAVYFTRFEDELVRNGIAIAILFIATLIVGAIVNYVISSLVEKTGLSGTDRVLGICFGALRGVLIVAAILFFLDTFTGFSQSADWKQSQLIPQFSYVIRWFFDYLQSTSSFLPTQLPGR
- the dedD gene encoding cell division protein DedD, which produces MASKFQNRLVGTVILVALGVIILPGLLDGKKKHYEDEFAAIPLVPKAGDVEENDVLPPVTQPLPAQPPEGAGALVEQQAANEAAAQQAVRQGAQQPAQVAPPPVETRPQPVPQPKPKPVETKPVEVKPKPAPQPKPVEVKPVPKPEPTPKPEPTPQPKPAEEKAPAGQAYVVQLGALKNAAKANEIVASLRLSGYRAFTVPSTPVQGQITRIYVGPDASKQKLQAALPSLNSISGLSGQVKPYGR
- the folC gene encoding bifunctional tetrahydrofolate synthase/dihydrofolate synthase gives rise to the protein MQNHQIPQATSPLSSWLYYLERLHSQAIELGLERVQRVAAHLDLLTPAPTVFTVAGTNGKGTTCRTLEAILLAAGLRVGVYSSPHLVRYTERVRIQGEELSEAEHSRSFAAIEAGRGETSLTYFEFGTLSALQLFKQARLDVVILEVGLGGRLDATNIVDPSVAVITSIALDHTDWLGNDRESIGREKAGIFRSGKPAVVGEPDMPDSIRQVAETLGAPLSRRGEAWRFSEQGDRWQWQGGDTLLTDLPTPNVPLANAATALAALNCSPLEIDERAIFTGLQQATLPGRFQIVRREPTLILDVAHNPHAAGYLAGRLAKLPRNGGKVRAVVGMLSDKDIAGTLACLSEQVDEWYCAPLDGPRGASVEQLAQHLTEPRRFNDVETAWRQAMQDADKQDIVIVCGSFHTVAQVMAALDEMRGV
- the accD gene encoding acetyl-CoA carboxylase, carboxyltransferase subunit beta, producing the protein MSWIERILNKSNITQTRKASIPEGVWTKCDSCGQVLYRAELERNLEVCPKCDHHMRMSARARLHTLLDEGSEVELGSDLEPKDVLKFKDSKRYKDRLVAAQKATGEKDALVVMKGTLYGMPIVAASFEFAFIGGSMSSVVGARFVRAVEQALEDNCPLVCFSASGGARMQEALMSLMQMAKTSAALAKMQERGLPYISVLTDPTMGGVSASLAMLGDINIAEPKALIGFAGPRVIEQTVREKLPPGFQRSEFLIEKGAIDMIVRRPEMRQTLASILSKLTNQPQPHFDEAAPVIEPEPQADA
- a CDS encoding DedA family protein; the protein is MDIIKFIIDFILHIDVHLAELVAQYGMWVYAILFLILFCETGLVVTPFLPGDSLLFVAGALAALPTNDLNVHTMVALMAVAAIIGDAVNYTIGRLFGEKLFSNPNSKIFRRSYLDKTHQFYEKHGGKTIILARFVPIVRTFAPFVAGMGHMSYRHFAAYNVIGALVWVLLFTYAGYLFGDLPVVQENLKLLIVGIIIVSILPGVIEIWRHKRAAARQQKQ